A region of Paenimyroides aestuarii DNA encodes the following proteins:
- a CDS encoding DUF4293 domain-containing protein encodes MIQRIQTIYLALAFIVSGVLSLVFPLWKDFKGMDYFVGQNTWYTLLFGLAAALSIISIFSYKKRQTQFVYNRLNMILNFILLGLFVYQSLNLSGETLVSEKGIGMFLPIISIILLVLANKAIKKDEDLVKSADRIR; translated from the coding sequence ATGATTCAAAGAATACAAACTATCTATTTAGCGTTGGCTTTTATTGTTTCGGGTGTTTTATCTTTGGTTTTTCCGTTGTGGAAAGATTTTAAGGGAATGGACTATTTTGTGGGGCAAAACACGTGGTACACCTTATTGTTTGGTTTAGCTGCGGCATTGAGTATTATTTCGATTTTCTCGTATAAAAAAAGACAAACTCAATTTGTGTATAACAGGTTGAACATGATATTGAACTTTATATTACTAGGATTATTTGTGTATCAATCGCTAAATTTATCTGGAGAAACTTTGGTTTCTGAGAAGGGTATTGGGATGTTTCTTCCTATCATTTCTATCATTTTGTTGGTATTAGCCAATAAAGCCATTAAGAAGGACGAAGATCTTGTAAAATCTGCCGATCGTATACGATAA
- a CDS encoding M16 family metallopeptidase, with protein sequence MRKSLTALATTLLISSVALAQKVEFEEYTLDNGLHVVLHQDKSAPVVVTSVMYHVGAKDENPERTGFAHFFEHLLFEGTENIERGEWFKLVTANGGHNNANTSDDRTYYYEVFPSNNLELAIWMESDRLLQPVINQIGVDTQNEVVKEEKRLRVDNSPYGNWITEVKKNLFKKHPYRWAPIGSMEHLDAATLEEFQAFNKKFYVPNNAVLVIAGDIEFAKTKELVQKYFGVIKKGANVPRVNIQEDPITSAIHATAEDPNIQIPMYITAYRTPSMKTRDARVLDMISSYLSGGKSSPMQKKIVDEKKMALQLFAFNYAQEDYGMYLIAGLPMGDTTREALQKEIDAEITKLQTELISERDYQKLQNDFENRYVSQNSDLEGLAENLATNYLLYGDINLINEEINIYRSITREEIRDVAKKYLQSNARLLLDYVPAKEDSAK encoded by the coding sequence ATGAGAAAATCTTTAACAGCTTTAGCTACAACACTTCTTATTAGCAGTGTTGCCTTAGCACAGAAAGTTGAATTTGAAGAGTACACATTAGACAATGGTTTGCATGTAGTGTTACATCAAGACAAATCGGCGCCTGTTGTAGTTACTTCAGTGATGTACCATGTGGGTGCAAAAGACGAAAACCCAGAGCGCACAGGGTTTGCACACTTTTTTGAACACCTTTTGTTTGAAGGTACCGAAAACATTGAAAGAGGTGAGTGGTTTAAGTTGGTAACTGCAAATGGTGGTCACAATAATGCCAACACTTCAGACGACCGTACCTATTATTACGAAGTATTCCCATCAAATAATTTAGAATTGGCTATTTGGATGGAATCGGATCGTTTATTGCAACCCGTAATCAACCAAATCGGAGTAGATACACAAAACGAGGTGGTAAAAGAAGAAAAACGCTTACGTGTAGATAACAGCCCATACGGAAACTGGATTACAGAAGTTAAGAAAAATCTTTTCAAAAAACACCCTTACCGTTGGGCGCCAATTGGTTCAATGGAACATTTAGATGCAGCTACTTTAGAAGAGTTTCAGGCATTCAACAAAAAATTCTATGTGCCAAATAATGCTGTGTTAGTAATTGCTGGTGATATTGAATTTGCAAAAACGAAAGAATTGGTTCAAAAATATTTTGGAGTGATTAAAAAAGGAGCAAACGTTCCGCGCGTAAACATTCAAGAAGATCCAATCACATCAGCTATTCATGCAACGGCAGAAGATCCAAACATCCAAATACCAATGTACATCACCGCTTATAGAACACCATCTATGAAAACCCGTGATGCACGTGTGTTGGATATGATTTCTTCATACCTTTCTGGCGGAAAATCATCGCCAATGCAAAAGAAAATTGTAGATGAAAAGAAAATGGCTTTACAGTTGTTTGCTTTCAACTACGCACAAGAAGATTACGGGATGTATCTAATCGCAGGTTTACCTATGGGCGATACAACACGTGAGGCTTTACAAAAAGAAATCGATGCTGAAATCACAAAATTACAAACCGAGCTAATTTCAGAAAGAGATTATCAAAAGTTACAAAACGATTTTGAAAACCGTTATGTGAGTCAAAACTCAGATTTAGAAGGTTTGGCAGAAAACTTAGCTACCAACTATTTATTGTATGGTGACATCAACCTTATTAATGAAGAAATTAATATCTACCGTTCAATTACAAGAGAAGAAATTCGCGATGTTGCTAAAAAATATTTACAAAGCAATGCGCGTTTATTGTTAGACTATGTACCGGCAAAAGAAGATTCAGCAAAATAA
- the rho gene encoding transcription termination factor Rho: protein MFDKNVLKGMKLPEIKEIAKTIGIAKTTLKKDELIDAILKMQETFQQEKPATENESMPEQAAHSKKEKRKRIHTTTDEAATEPTTQKAHNSSKKNVEKAVENTSDIPQQNNQHKNQKQRKKAASTNEKQEQQPSSITTQDSAKENVQPEAPENEKQNNTQNRNKNQNQNQKKQNYRDPDYEFEGIIECEGVLEVPKDGGSHGYLRSSDYNYRKSPDDIYISQSQIRLFGLKKGDTIKGIVRPPKGNEQHFPLVRITKINGHEPDEVRDRPSFEHLTPLFPKEKFNLSGNNSKLSTRIIDLFAPIGKGQRGMIVAQPKTGKTMMLKEIANAIADNHPEVYQIVLLIDERPEEVTDMQRNVRAEVVASTFDEEARYHVELADMVLEKAKRLVECGHDVVILLDSITRLARAYNTVQPASGRVLSGGVDANALQKPKRFFGAARNIENGGSLTIIATALTDTGSKMDDVIFEEFKGTGNMELQLDRKIANKRIFPAVDLTSSSTRRDDLLQDRYTNSKMVVLRNILADMNPVEAITFIHDRIKNTKSNDEFFDSMRD from the coding sequence ATGTTTGACAAAAACGTGTTAAAGGGTATGAAATTACCCGAAATAAAAGAAATAGCAAAGACAATTGGTATCGCTAAGACCACTCTTAAAAAAGACGAATTGATTGATGCTATTTTAAAAATGCAAGAAACTTTTCAGCAAGAAAAGCCTGCTACTGAAAATGAAAGTATGCCAGAACAGGCAGCTCATTCAAAAAAAGAAAAACGAAAAAGAATACATACAACTACAGACGAAGCTGCAACGGAACCAACTACACAGAAGGCACACAATTCGTCTAAAAAAAATGTGGAGAAAGCAGTTGAAAATACAAGCGATATTCCGCAACAAAACAATCAGCATAAAAATCAAAAACAGCGCAAAAAAGCAGCATCAACCAATGAAAAGCAAGAGCAACAGCCTTCATCAATAACTACTCAAGATTCTGCAAAAGAAAATGTGCAACCAGAAGCGCCCGAAAACGAAAAACAGAATAACACCCAAAACCGAAATAAAAATCAAAACCAGAATCAGAAAAAGCAAAATTACCGCGACCCTGATTATGAATTTGAAGGAATTATTGAATGCGAAGGTGTTCTTGAAGTTCCAAAAGACGGTGGTTCGCATGGTTATTTGCGATCATCGGACTATAATTACCGCAAGTCACCAGACGATATTTATATTTCACAATCACAAATTCGTTTGTTTGGCTTAAAAAAAGGCGACACTATAAAAGGAATTGTGCGTCCGCCCAAAGGCAATGAACAGCATTTTCCGTTGGTTCGTATCACAAAAATCAATGGTCATGAGCCGGATGAGGTTCGTGATCGTCCTTCTTTTGAACATTTAACGCCCCTTTTTCCTAAAGAAAAATTCAATCTATCAGGGAATAACTCCAAACTATCTACCCGCATTATTGATTTATTTGCCCCAATAGGTAAAGGGCAACGCGGTATGATTGTAGCACAGCCCAAAACGGGTAAAACAATGATGCTAAAAGAAATTGCCAATGCCATTGCAGATAACCATCCAGAAGTCTATCAAATTGTTCTATTGATCGATGAACGCCCTGAAGAGGTAACCGATATGCAGCGAAATGTTCGTGCAGAAGTTGTAGCTTCTACCTTTGACGAAGAAGCGCGCTACCATGTAGAATTAGCTGATATGGTGTTAGAAAAAGCAAAACGATTGGTAGAATGTGGGCACGATGTAGTGATTTTACTTGATTCAATCACCCGTTTGGCACGTGCATACAATACCGTTCAACCAGCCTCGGGAAGAGTGTTGTCGGGTGGTGTAGATGCCAATGCTTTGCAAAAACCAAAGCGCTTTTTTGGAGCGGCACGAAATATAGAAAATGGTGGGTCATTAACTATAATTGCAACTGCTTTAACCGATACAGGTTCTAAAATGGACGATGTGATTTTTGAAGAATTTAAGGGAACAGGTAATATGGAATTACAGTTAGACCGTAAAATTGCAAACAAACGCATTTTCCCAGCAGTTGATTTAACGTCTTCATCAACCCGTCGAGATGATTTATTACAAGATCGATACACCAACAGTAAGATGGTTGTTTTGCGTAATATTCTCGCGGATATGAACCCGGTAGAGGCAATTACGTTTATTCACGACCGCATCAAAAACACCAAATCAAACGATGAGTTTTTTGACAGCATGCGCGACTAA
- a CDS encoding thioredoxin family protein: protein MTFNLPAQTDCSKLLAQKIMLHDDFEKTQLELITNFSKLSACGLDDEDVNFLKQPPLTASIVIKLLNDDPDTVTYQKLMDEILKVRATPEYKESVKLYNDLLMLQSKHINLSDWDSDRKLLLKLFKDENLVHAIYQIIKENPNRYETYGHMMNDLNRIAEAVSKSEVLNEELPDFFKDSELINYKEMLQMAKKTGKPLLIYFSAYADVNSRRMEDAFLFDIDIQAFIVSNYHSITLFVDSKKNVPKESILYNQKNGKAMKTYGAFYIKLQKEVFNENRQPFFVIVDSEGKILKTQGFTTDKNEFQKFLN, encoded by the coding sequence ATGACCTTTAATTTGCCTGCTCAGACAGATTGCAGTAAACTCTTGGCTCAAAAAATAATGCTGCATGATGATTTTGAAAAAACACAACTTGAACTAATTACCAACTTTTCTAAATTATCTGCCTGTGGATTAGATGATGAAGATGTGAACTTTTTGAAACAACCTCCGCTTACGGCTTCTATAGTTATAAAATTATTAAACGACGATCCCGATACTGTAACCTATCAAAAGCTAATGGATGAAATTCTGAAAGTAAGAGCAACTCCAGAATATAAGGAATCTGTAAAGCTTTACAATGACTTGTTAATGTTGCAAAGTAAACATATAAACCTTAGTGACTGGGATAGCGATCGTAAATTATTGCTAAAATTATTTAAAGATGAGAATTTGGTACATGCTATTTATCAAATAATTAAGGAAAACCCAAATCGCTATGAAACTTACGGTCACATGATGAATGATCTTAATCGAATAGCTGAAGCCGTGTCAAAAAGTGAAGTTTTAAATGAAGAGTTACCGGACTTTTTTAAAGATTCAGAACTTATTAATTACAAAGAGATGCTACAAATGGCTAAAAAAACAGGTAAACCGTTACTTATTTATTTTTCTGCGTACGCAGATGTTAATTCACGTAGAATGGAAGATGCTTTTTTATTTGACATTGATATACAAGCATTTATTGTTTCAAATTATCACTCTATAACATTATTTGTGGACTCAAAAAAAAATGTTCCAAAAGAATCAATCCTATACAATCAAAAAAACGGAAAGGCAATGAAAACATATGGAGCTTTTTATATAAAACTTCAGAAAGAAGTATTTAATGAAAATCGCCAGCCATTTTTTGTAATTGTTGATAGCGAAGGAAAAATATTAAAAACGCAAGGTTTCACTACTGACAAAAATGAATTTCAAAAATTCTTAAATTAG
- a CDS encoding SDR family oxidoreductase: MQNIEHKVAYITGGTKGIGFGIAKALLQNGVKVAISGRNIDDVNKAKEQLGTENVLAVQSDVRNFEDEKKAVKEIIATYGKLDVVIANAGLGKFAPIDQMSLEDWNCMINTNLTGVFHTLKATVEQLKQNKGYYISIASLAGTNFFANGAGYNASKFGVVGFTQAAMLDLRDYDVKCTTIMPGSVTSNFNNHIPSETDQWKIQPSDLGQLVVDLLKMNPNVLPSKVEVKPTKTK, from the coding sequence ATGCAAAACATAGAACACAAAGTAGCTTACATAACAGGAGGTACAAAAGGAATAGGTTTTGGTATAGCAAAAGCTTTATTGCAAAACGGAGTCAAAGTGGCAATTTCCGGAAGAAATATCGATGATGTAAATAAAGCAAAAGAACAATTGGGTACTGAAAATGTTTTGGCAGTGCAATCTGATGTTAGAAATTTTGAAGACGAAAAAAAAGCAGTTAAAGAAATTATAGCAACCTATGGTAAATTAGATGTTGTTATTGCCAACGCAGGATTGGGTAAATTTGCACCCATCGACCAAATGTCTTTAGAAGATTGGAATTGCATGATTAACACGAATCTAACAGGTGTTTTTCATACGCTAAAAGCAACTGTAGAACAACTAAAGCAAAACAAGGGATATTATATCTCAATCGCTTCCCTGGCAGGTACAAACTTCTTTGCAAATGGTGCGGGTTATAATGCATCCAAATTTGGAGTTGTAGGTTTTACACAAGCAGCGATGCTAGATTTGCGCGATTATGATGTAAAATGTACTACCATTATGCCGGGTTCGGTTACCTCGAACTTTAACAATCATATCCCAAGTGAAACAGATCAATGGAAAATTCAACCTTCGGATTTAGGTCAATTGGTTGTAGATTTATTAAAAATGAATCCAAATGTTTTACCAAGCAAAGTTGAAGTGAAACCTACTAAAACAAAGTAA
- a CDS encoding nucleotide sugar dehydrogenase, which produces MIKSICCIGAGYVGGPTMAVIALKNPHIKVTVVDVNQERINAWNAQNLDKLPVYEPGLAEIIAQMRNVNLFFSTQVNEAIQQAEMIFISVNTPTKTYGLGKGMAADLKYVELCARQIASVATTNKIVVEKSTLPVRTASTIKSILKQSQNNVQFEILSNPEFLAEGTAINDLLNPDRVLIGGDYHTPEGKNAIAALSEIYKNWVTTDKIITTNIWSSELSKLTANAFLAQRISSINAMSAICEATEANIDEVAFAIGKDSRIGDKFLKASVGFGGSCFQKDILNLVYIAQTFGLNEVADYWQQVISMNNYQKSRFARKIVQEMFNTVSGKKIVLLGWAFKKDTNDSRESAAIDIANYLIEEQAELHIYDPKVTAQQIFTDLEKSTTIPQEELATKIKIYNHPDTIFQQAHAIVIVTEWDQFKTFNYTNIKKQMQQPAFIFDGRNILNPSEITQIGFHYIGIGK; this is translated from the coding sequence ATGATAAAATCAATTTGTTGTATTGGTGCAGGCTATGTTGGTGGTCCAACAATGGCAGTAATTGCATTAAAAAATCCACATATAAAAGTTACAGTAGTAGATGTAAATCAAGAACGCATCAACGCTTGGAATGCACAAAACTTAGACAAATTACCTGTTTACGAACCCGGGTTGGCAGAAATCATTGCACAAATGCGCAATGTAAATTTATTTTTTAGCACCCAAGTAAACGAAGCCATTCAACAAGCCGAGATGATTTTTATATCGGTAAACACTCCCACAAAAACTTACGGACTAGGCAAGGGCATGGCAGCAGATTTAAAATATGTCGAGCTTTGCGCCCGCCAAATAGCAAGCGTTGCCACCACCAATAAAATAGTTGTAGAGAAATCAACCTTACCCGTTCGTACGGCATCAACCATTAAAAGCATACTCAAACAATCCCAAAACAATGTACAGTTTGAGATTCTCTCAAACCCCGAATTTTTAGCAGAAGGCACCGCTATCAATGATTTGCTAAACCCTGATCGCGTTCTAATAGGTGGCGATTATCACACCCCGGAAGGTAAAAATGCCATTGCGGCACTCTCCGAAATATATAAAAATTGGGTCACTACCGATAAAATCATCACCACCAATATCTGGTCTAGCGAATTATCAAAACTCACAGCAAACGCCTTTCTTGCCCAGCGCATATCTTCCATAAACGCCATGTCGGCAATATGCGAAGCTACAGAGGCAAACATTGACGAAGTAGCATTTGCCATCGGAAAAGACAGTCGGATTGGTGACAAATTTCTAAAAGCTTCTGTCGGGTTTGGCGGCTCATGTTTTCAAAAAGACATCCTCAATTTAGTGTACATTGCCCAAACTTTTGGTTTAAACGAAGTTGCCGATTATTGGCAGCAAGTAATTAGCATGAACAATTATCAAAAAAGCCGATTCGCCCGCAAAATTGTACAAGAAATGTTCAATACCGTTTCAGGTAAAAAAATTGTTCTATTAGGATGGGCGTTCAAAAAAGACACCAACGATTCGCGCGAATCAGCAGCCATCGATATCGCCAATTATCTCATAGAAGAACAAGCAGAATTACATATATACGATCCAAAAGTCACCGCACAACAAATCTTTACCGATTTAGAAAAAAGCACCACCATTCCACAAGAAGAACTAGCAACCAAAATAAAAATATACAACCATCCAGACACTATTTTTCAGCAAGCACACGCTATAGTAATAGTAACCGAATGGGATCAATTCAAAACATTTAACTATACCAATATCAAAAAACAAATGCAACAACCCGCATTCATTTTTGATGGAAGAAACATACTAAATCCGTCCGAAATCACACAAATAGGCTTTCACTACATTGGTATTGGCAAGTAA
- a CDS encoding M16 family metallopeptidase translates to MKKILVFASALLLTISAEAQIKRPQPKPGPMPTVNVQKPQEFTMKNGLKVMVVEDHKLPRVSYMLTIDTPPYVEGEKAGVSSLTSAVVGNGTTKTSKEKFNDEIDFLGANVNFWNTGASASGLSKYSSRLLELMAEGSLNPLFDQEEFDKAKQQAIEGLKTDEKSVPSVARRVTNALLFGTNHPTGEFITEETLNNVTLADVKQNYASYFVPENAYLVVVGDVKFKDVKKQVEKLFKNWKKASAPVAKYPEPNDVVKTQIDFVDMPNAVQSEIALVNTVNLKLTDKDYFAALIANQILGGGGEGRLFLNLREAHGWTYGAYSSLGSGKYTSKFTSSASVRNVVTDSAVVEFVNELQKIRTQPVTQAELDLAKAKYIGNFVMETQKPGTIASFALRTKTQSLPADFYENYIKNIQAVTVADVQRVANKYFKKDNQRIVIVGKGADVAGTLDRLGYPVNYYDKYANPVEKPVFKKAAPAGVTSKTVIENHIKAIGGEAKLQEAKSVAMVAKGTMQGMEITLTQKQTAKGQKMVSLNGMGMELMKQVITPTMGYMSGQGQKQELKGDDLKDAQASAKMFDELEDLKNAASFELAGIETFNGEEVYVLKKDKQTTFYSVASGLKVGSSETMEAQGQTVEMTTAYSDYKAVKGIKFPHSFTVPMLGNAEFKVSDIKVNEGVTDADFK, encoded by the coding sequence ATGAAAAAAATATTAGTATTCGCATCAGCTTTGTTACTAACTATTAGTGCCGAAGCTCAAATAAAACGTCCACAACCAAAACCAGGACCAATGCCAACAGTGAACGTGCAAAAGCCGCAAGAGTTCACTATGAAAAATGGTTTAAAAGTAATGGTTGTAGAAGATCATAAACTGCCACGTGTAAGTTATATGTTAACGATTGATACACCACCTTATGTAGAAGGTGAAAAAGCAGGTGTATCTAGCCTAACAAGTGCAGTTGTTGGTAACGGAACCACAAAAACATCTAAAGAAAAATTCAACGATGAAATTGATTTCTTAGGAGCAAATGTTAACTTTTGGAACACCGGTGCATCAGCAAGCGGTTTGTCTAAATACAGTTCGCGTTTGTTAGAATTAATGGCAGAAGGTTCCCTAAATCCATTATTCGATCAAGAAGAGTTTGACAAAGCCAAACAGCAAGCTATTGAAGGTTTAAAAACAGATGAAAAATCAGTACCTTCTGTTGCCCGCAGAGTTACCAATGCTTTATTATTCGGAACCAATCACCCAACAGGTGAATTTATCACCGAAGAAACATTGAACAATGTAACATTAGCAGATGTTAAGCAAAATTACGCATCGTACTTTGTACCAGAAAACGCTTATTTAGTAGTTGTGGGTGACGTAAAGTTTAAAGATGTAAAAAAACAAGTAGAGAAATTATTCAAAAACTGGAAAAAAGCATCAGCACCTGTTGCTAAATATCCAGAACCAAATGATGTAGTAAAAACACAAATCGATTTTGTGGACATGCCAAACGCAGTTCAGTCTGAAATTGCTTTAGTAAACACCGTAAATTTAAAGTTAACCGACAAGGATTATTTTGCAGCATTAATTGCTAATCAAATCTTAGGTGGTGGTGGTGAAGGTCGTTTATTCTTGAACTTACGCGAAGCACACGGATGGACATACGGCGCTTATTCGTCATTAGGATCAGGTAAATACACCTCAAAATTCACATCTTCTGCATCTGTTCGTAACGTAGTAACCGATTCTGCAGTGGTAGAATTTGTAAACGAATTGCAAAAAATCAGAACACAACCTGTAACCCAAGCAGAATTAGATCTTGCAAAAGCAAAATACATTGGAAACTTTGTAATGGAAACCCAAAAACCAGGAACCATTGCGAGCTTTGCATTAAGAACAAAAACACAAAGTTTACCAGCAGATTTCTATGAAAACTACATAAAAAACATTCAGGCAGTAACTGTAGCTGATGTACAACGCGTAGCAAACAAATACTTCAAGAAAGACAATCAACGTATTGTGATTGTTGGTAAAGGAGCCGATGTTGCAGGTACTTTAGACCGTTTAGGATACCCAGTAAACTATTACGACAAATATGCAAACCCAGTAGAAAAACCAGTTTTCAAAAAAGCAGCACCAGCAGGCGTAACTTCTAAAACAGTAATCGAAAATCACATCAAAGCAATTGGTGGTGAAGCAAAATTACAAGAAGCAAAATCGGTTGCAATGGTAGCAAAAGGAACCATGCAAGGAATGGAAATTACATTAACCCAAAAACAAACTGCTAAAGGTCAAAAAATGGTATCTTTAAACGGTATGGGCATGGAATTAATGAAACAAGTAATTACACCAACCATGGGCTACATGTCTGGCCAAGGTCAGAAGCAAGAATTAAAAGGCGACGATTTAAAAGATGCACAAGCTTCAGCAAAAATGTTCGATGAATTAGAAGATTTGAAAAATGCAGCTAGTTTTGAATTAGCAGGAATCGAAACATTCAACGGCGAAGAAGTGTATGTTTTAAAGAAAGACAAACAAACCACTTTTTACAGCGTAGCCTCAGGCTTAAAAGTTGGATCATCCGAAACAATGGAAGCTCAAGGACAAACCGTAGAAATGACTACCGCATACAGCGATTACAAAGCAGTAAAAGGAATCAAGTTTCCACACAGTTTCACAGTGCCAATGTTAGGAAATGCAGAATTCAAAGTTTCTGATATAAAAGTAAACGAAGGCGTAACAGACGCAGACTTTAAATAA
- the rplU gene encoding 50S ribosomal protein L21 — protein sequence MYAIVEIAGQQFKVSKDQKVYVNRLATEEGANVTFDKVLLVDNAGTVTLGAPAITGASVGAKVLKHLQGDKVIVFKKKRRKGYKKKNGHRQALTQIVIEGINI from the coding sequence ATGTACGCAATCGTAGAGATAGCAGGGCAACAATTCAAAGTTAGCAAAGACCAAAAAGTGTATGTAAACCGTTTGGCAACAGAAGAAGGAGCAAATGTTACTTTTGACAAAGTTCTTTTAGTTGACAATGCAGGAACAGTTACTTTAGGCGCCCCAGCTATAACAGGAGCTTCTGTAGGAGCGAAAGTTTTAAAGCACCTTCAAGGTGACAAAGTTATCGTTTTCAAAAAGAAAAGAAGAAAAGGATACAAAAAGAAAAACGGTCACAGACAAGCGTTGACGCAAATCGTAATCGAGGGAATCAACATTTAA
- a CDS encoding low molecular weight phosphatase family protein — MVQTVLFICSANKQRSKTAEDYFSAKYPNIQFESAGTNLKICKKEGTNLLTINLLKQADLIFVMENNHKKEVDILMNGRLKNEIIVLNIKDIFKYYQRELIEILENKIDHYLE; from the coding sequence ATGGTTCAAACAGTATTATTCATTTGCTCAGCAAACAAACAACGCTCTAAAACTGCCGAAGATTATTTTAGCGCTAAATATCCTAACATACAATTTGAGTCGGCTGGTACAAATCTTAAAATATGTAAAAAAGAGGGAACAAATCTATTGACAATAAACCTTCTGAAACAAGCTGACCTGATTTTTGTTATGGAAAACAACCATAAAAAAGAAGTGGATATCTTGATGAATGGTAGATTGAAAAATGAAATTATTGTTTTGAACATCAAGGATATTTTCAAATATTACCAAAGAGAACTTATTGAAATATTAGAAAATAAAATAGATCATTATTTGGAATAA
- the rpmA gene encoding 50S ribosomal protein L27, which produces MAHKKGVGSSKNGRESESKRLGVKIYGGQAAIAGNIIVRQRGSKHNPGENVYMGKDHTLHAKVDGVVQFVKKRDNKSFVSVVPFEA; this is translated from the coding sequence ATGGCTCACAAGAAAGGTGTCGGTAGTTCTAAGAACGGTAGAGAATCAGAATCGAAACGTTTAGGCGTTAAGATTTATGGTGGACAAGCAGCTATTGCTGGTAACATCATTGTAAGACAAAGAGGTTCAAAACATAACCCAGGTGAAAACGTTTACATGGGTAAAGATCATACTTTACATGCTAAAGTTGACGGAGTTGTACAATTCGTGAAAAAGAGAGATAACAAATCTTTCGTTTCTGTTGTACCATTTGAAGCTTAA
- the cdd gene encoding cytidine deaminase: MQEINIPTKLYSYKQLTELPLPIQNLMNQAVAARLKAYAPYSNFQVGAAILLKNGTIVLGSNQENAAYPSGLCAERTAVFSAGANFPNEQIIAICISASSTLKDTLEPIPPCGACRQSLLEYENKQKNNIPIYFMGKAGEIIQSPSVKNLLPFTFREESL; encoded by the coding sequence ATGCAAGAAATTAATATACCAACAAAATTATACAGCTATAAACAATTGACCGAGTTGCCATTGCCCATTCAAAATTTAATGAATCAAGCAGTAGCAGCCCGGTTAAAAGCATACGCGCCTTATTCCAATTTCCAAGTAGGAGCAGCGATATTGTTAAAAAACGGAACAATTGTTTTGGGGTCTAATCAAGAAAATGCAGCATATCCTTCTGGACTTTGTGCCGAACGAACAGCTGTTTTTTCTGCAGGAGCCAATTTTCCAAACGAACAAATAATAGCTATTTGTATCTCCGCATCATCCACCTTAAAAGATACATTAGAGCCCATTCCCCCATGTGGAGCCTGTAGGCAATCATTATTAGAATACGAAAACAAACAAAAAAACAATATTCCAATTTACTTTATGGGAAAAGCCGGCGAAATCATTCAATCACCGTCTGTAAAAAACTTGTTACCTTTTACATTTAGAGAAGAAAGTTTATAA